The following are encoded together in the Anopheles nili chromosome 3, idAnoNiliSN_F5_01, whole genome shotgun sequence genome:
- the LOC128726862 gene encoding uncharacterized protein LOC128726862, producing the protein MSAQASVCEAPLRPLTVLLVMMVSCVFAGRSVFLGRDRPRTLQMIGSANPRMLHRISADLHPDTSKVVHIQVPYYIERPKVRTKKFQPWIPRGQRFVSPAGHSAHIQQQLPGPVSFGTPFKGKPILPHEFLTNPGPYDTPFVPMMKPSPINPLHVDQPAPEIMFEPISILPLEAPSFDTVRNHVNYLKQKQQKFFEGQGREFGLGDDGELGYYGGPGIPVHNGDTGREHGERNTLSEDDFGQNDRKYDRRGTAVTGPVEQSDGRSGEEDFYDTEGKQYQDDDFEDSREETDRAAAFEPKKVYTQVRHHEVVRHVPRSEDEEEAEDDPRDGDGKEQNGDDDDEDEDEEDDDEPEVKGPIRERVRLHRKNIVYTEKGHDAHKFDHGAEESFGEFEQQENAKPKRNRIKRSPEDLPANDGSNRTLTEPELVDVLAMVILGNSSEALPLAEALTDPRELHGEELLRFLDEAIQNTTQYLPEPEQRQVISIVSPPSNVVKFPYYNRPETEIDMDSALRYAENLTTFSTRLYDGKTAGIRCNEVDVELEDEPEPIPDGNDEPDGGFRPIRRLRGLGDKIDCLKVQHFGNDPLDNPLFQEEFVGVAPRKLYLGKGTTPTGPAQTAQQPNPAVAVYNDVIRHIKKHLANQQRRQNSKSDTEQDTVMIAVPRVLRLDDEDDDDLGEVSGAHLKREARLAFPQANPLPLSNHLSVPIFDISKFVPRFMMRPNEDLFIDDTPPIPLPTPLTTESPPKPRLLANPKVRLRTLVKTAEQLAEGAVAVEESVEQRLTTTTSTSTARTPPLRDDIADAFDDVLPKPNQPPAPLPPIKPYSVVEQDSKDTGPEPTFNKSGPPYAALALEPPVAQSILKQRIAPIERNQLDPQKGKRSQHQTKKRHHRKSRRPTVTRKKVLVFYH; encoded by the coding sequence ATGAGCGCTCAAGCCAGTGTTTGTGAAGCGCCATTACGGCCGCTGActgtgctgctggtgatgatggtgtccTGTGTGTTCGCAGGACGCTCAGTGTTTTTGGGCCGAGATCGCCCACGAACGCTGCAAATGATTGGATCGGCGAACCCGCGCATGTTACACCGCATCAGCGCCGATCTGCACCCGGACACGTCGAAGGTTGTCCACATTCAGGTGCCGTATTACATCGAGCGACCGAAAGTGCGCACCAAGAAGTTCCAACCGTGGATCCCCCGTGGCCAGCGCTTTGTATCACCGGCGGGACATTCGGCACAtatccagcagcagcttccaGGGCCAGTGTCCTTCGGGACGCCCTTCAAAGGAAAACCGATCCTTCCGCACGAGTTCCTCACTAACCCAGGTCCTTATGATACACCGTTCGTGCCGATGATGAAACCTAGTCCGATCAATCCGCTGCACGTGGACCAACCGGCACCGGAGATCATGTTCGAGCCGATTAGCATCCTGCCGTTGGAGGCGCCCTCTTTCGATACGGTGCGCAACCACGTGAACTACCtcaagcagaagcagcagaagtTCTTCGAGGGGCAAGGTCGAGAATTCGGGCTCGGTGATGATGGCGAGCTGGGTTATTACGGAGGTCCTGGGATACCGGTGCACAATGGAGACACTGGGCGTGAGCATGGCGAACGGAACACGCTGTCGGAGGACGATTTCGGACAGAACGACCGGAAGTACGATCGGCGTGGAACGGCCGTAACAGGCCCGGTGGAACAATCTGACGGTCGATCAGGTGAAGAGGACTTCTACGACACCGAGGGCAAGCAGTATCAGGACGATGATTTTGAGGATTCGCGTGAGGAAACCGATCGAGCAGCGGCATTCGAACCGAAGAAGGTGTACACGCAGGTGCGTCATCACGAGGTAGTGCGTCATGTACCAAGGTCCGAGGACGAAGAGGAGGCCGAAGATGATCCAAGGGATGGAGATGGGAAAGAGCAGaacggtgacgatgatgatgaggatgaggatgaagaagatgatgaCGAGCCAGAAGTGAAAGGTCCAATCCGGGAGCGAGTGAGGCTGCATCGCAAGAACATTGTCTACACGGAGAAAGGACACGATGCGCACAAATTTGATCACGGCGCGGAAGAGTCCTTCGGTGAGTTTGAACAGCAGGAGAATGCAAAACCGAAAAGGAACAGGATCAAGCGATCACCGGAAGATCTTCCAGCGAATGATGGTTCCAATCGCACGCTCACTGAACCCGAACTCGTAGACGTGCTGGCAATGGTGATCCTGGGCAACTCATCAGAAGCTCTACCGTTAGCAGAAGCCCTAACCGATCCACGGGAGCTTCACGGCGAAGAGTTACTCCGGTTTCTGGACGAGGCGATTCAGAACACGACCCAATATCTGCCCGAACCCGAACAGCGGCAGGTCATCAGCATCGTTTCGCCTCCGAGTAATGTGGTCAAGTTCCCGTACTATAATCGTCCTGAGACTGAGATCGATATGGATTCCGCGTTGCGGTACGCCGAGAACCTGACCACCTTTAGCACGAGATTGTACGATGGCAAAACGGCCGGAATCCGGTGCAATGAGGTAGATGTGGAGCTGGAGGATGAACCGGAACCGATCCCTGATGGTAACGATGAACCCGATGGAGGTTTCCGGCCAATCCGGCGACTTCGTGGGCTGGGCGATAAAATTGACTGCCTGAAAGTGCAGCACTTCGGAAACGACCCGCTCGATAATCCGCTGTTTCAAGAGGAGTTCGTCGGTGTGGCACCACGAAAGTTGTACCTTGGAAAAGGCACAACACCTACCGGACCAGCTCAAACAGCGCAGCAACCTAACCCGGCCGTGGCCGTTTACAACGACGTGATCCGGCACATTAAGAAGCATCTGGCGAACCAACAGAGGCGTCAGAACTCGAAATCCGACACCGAACAGGACACGGTGATGATCGCGGTTCCGCGTGTCCTTCGACTGGATGACGAGGATGACGACGACCTTGGTGAGGTGTCTGGGGCACACTTGAAACGGGAAGCTCGTTTGGCTTTCCCGCAAGCGAATCCACTCCCACTGTCGAACCACCTCAGTGTTCCTATTTTCGACATCAGCAAGTTCGTCCCTCGATTCATGATGCGCCCAAACGAGGACCTTTTCATCGATGATACACCACCAATACCACTACCAACGCCACTAACGACGGAGTCTCCACCGAAACCTCGATTATTGGCAAACCCCAAGGTACGCCTGCGGACACTAGTTAAGACAGCCGAACAGCTGGCAGAAGGTGCTGTTGCGGTGGAGGAAAGCGTCGAGCAGCGGCTCACCACTACCACTAGCACCAGCACGGCAAGGACACCACCGCTTCGGGACGACATAGCGGACGCGTTCGATGACGTGCTgccgaaaccaaaccaacctcCTGCACCGTTGCCGCCGATCAAACCGTACAGCGTGGTCGAGCAGGACTCAAAGGACACTGGACCTGAACCGACTTTCAACAAGTCTGGCCCACCGTATGCGGCTCTCGCTCTGGAGCCACCGGTTGCGCAAAGTATCCTTAAACAGCGGATCGCTCCGATCGAACGCAACCAGCTCGATCCGCAGAAGGGAAAGCGATCGCAACACCAGACCAAGAAACGGCACCACCGGAAATCGAGGCGACCGACCGTCACGCGCAAGAAGGTGCTCGTGTTCTACCACTGA